The sequence GATTTTCCTTTTAGACTAAATACGTTATAGTAACAGCCAAATTTACCATAGGAATAGCTTATGCAAAATGTCGACCAACAAGAAATTACAAAATTTGAAAAAATGGCACAAACGTGGTGGGAGCCTAACGGCAGTTTCAAGCCAATTCATCTACTTAATCCCCTTCGTTTAGCCTATATTTTAGAAAAATCGAACGGTTTATTCGGCAAAAAAGTACTAGATGTCGGTTGTGGCGGTGGCATTTTAAGTGAAGCGATGGCGAAACAAGGAGCGATTGTCACCGGCATTGATATGACCACCGAACCGCTTGAAATTGCCAAACAGCACGCCAAACAAAGTGGTTTGGAAATTGACTACCAACAGACCACAATTGAAAATTTTTTGGAAAAAATGACCGCTTGTCAGGCTGAAAAATTTGATGTGATTACCTGTATGGAAATGCTGGAACACGTGCCAAATCCGCTGTCCATTATCCAGAGCTGCAAAGCGTTGCTAAAACCAAACGGTATTTTGTTTTTCTCCACCATCAACCGTACCTTTAAAGCTTATATGTTGGTAATTATTGGGGCAGAATATGTGTTAAAAATGTTACCTAAAGGCACCCACGAATTTGAAAAATTTATTAAGCCCGCGGAATTATTGGCATGGTGCGATGAAGCCAATTTACGCTGTGATGAGATGAAAGGCTATCATTTCAACCCATTAACCGAAAAATTCCGGTTAAATAATGATGTGAGCTGTAACTATATTGCCACGCTTAAAATCAACAATTAACTTGCAAAATAGCACGAAATCTTTACTATACACCGCTTATTTCTCAGCCTATATAACAGATTATGACAGACGAAACCCAACAAAAAGACAAAAAAATTACATATAATTTCAATAAGTTACAAAAACGCTTACGCCGAAATGTGGGTAATGCGATTGCCGATTTTGGCATGATTGAAGAAGGCGACCGAGTCATGGTTTGCTTATCCGGTGGTAAAGATAGCTACACGTTATTAGATATTTTGCTAAATCTACAACAAAGT comes from Mannheimia granulomatis and encodes:
- the ubiG gene encoding bifunctional 2-polyprenyl-6-hydroxyphenol methylase/3-demethylubiquinol 3-O-methyltransferase UbiG gives rise to the protein MQNVDQQEITKFEKMAQTWWEPNGSFKPIHLLNPLRLAYILEKSNGLFGKKVLDVGCGGGILSEAMAKQGAIVTGIDMTTEPLEIAKQHAKQSGLEIDYQQTTIENFLEKMTACQAEKFDVITCMEMLEHVPNPLSIIQSCKALLKPNGILFFSTINRTFKAYMLVIIGAEYVLKMLPKGTHEFEKFIKPAELLAWCDEANLRCDEMKGYHFNPLTEKFRLNNDVSCNYIATLKINN